Part of the Perognathus longimembris pacificus isolate PPM17 chromosome 1, ASM2315922v1, whole genome shotgun sequence genome, tttgtttcataaatttTCAAGGCAGTGCCAATAATAACTCAAAGTTCAGCAGTTTTAAGGTCACATTTAGTGTGATTAACAACTACTTAGCATCCTATTCTGATGTAATATCCCAACTTTTGtgtaggaattttttttcaaatttcaattACACATACTTCATATCATAGGCTGCTTTATTTAAACCCCCCCCAAAAGCACCTGGAAAACATAATTTCCTAGCAAAATTTCTAGTACATTTTTCATTTAAGGCACTTCcaattcattttcaaataaaagtttcatgaaaagtttcctttttttgtaaTCAGGTCTTAAGTTATACAGCAATAATACTGTGTCAAGTAAAACTTCCTAAGTATTCAATTTTGGTGTAATTGCCATAAATATGTTAACCCCTGAAAAGAATGCAGGATGGGCATTAAGTTCTGTGCAAGACAAACTTAAATGCAGGTATTCTGGTCTGTTTTAGATTTAAAGAAGTGCTAATGTTTTATGTTGTTAATCTTGTTAAAGAATCTTGAAATCCTCCAAAGGAATACTGCTTAAGGCGGTTGGTAAGAGGTGTTCCAGTGTGCCCTTAGGTAACAGGTTATTTGCTTCTAAATTCTTCACAAAGCATGTGGCTTTGATCCATCTTTGAGTTGCTCTGCGTTCTTTTTGGAGgcaagttttcatttttcttcgtaagcttgctatttctttttccagCTTAATTATCCTCTTTTTTGCCTCCATAGGGTTCCTAAAGGCATAACTGTGTTCAAGTAGTACTTGTTGACTACTAATATTTGACTTGAAATTAGATGGTCCGGCTGTGGTACAACTGTCGTTTTTCTTCAAAAGATTTCTTGACTTGAGTTTCTGAGCCGAATAAATTAAAGAGTTGaacaaaaattaaggaaaatcagaaataagaaaagagtCCAGTTTTGAAATAATAGTGTTAAAATTGCTCTCTTAGAACTGATTTTTAAAGGTTTGATAGGAAATGAAAGCATGCTATTTGTGTGATCATGGATTAAGTTTTTCAACAGGTTGGGTCAACTCTAGTCAcctatttcctttcattcttcccaGAGATAGTCAAACATTGACTTGGAAATGAAGATTGGGCTTCCAAGGTATCTTTAATTTATTCAGGATGATTCTATGGTGACTTTGAAAATCCTTTTTTGATTTTCCTATCAAAGCCAATTTAGAATATATTTAGATGTTTTGTTCATCTGTAGTATTGATTTGATCCCCTTCTTAGTCAAGTATTATTCTATCAATTTGATCAGTAATGCAGACCTTGAGTCTACTTAAATaagaactgagggctgggaatatggcctagtgtcaagagtgcttgccttgtatacatgaagccctgggtttaattccccagcaccacatatacagaaaatgaccagaagtggtgctgtggctcagagcaaaaagaagccagggacagtgttcaggccctgagtccaagccccaggactggcaaaaaaaaaaaaaaaaaaaagaaatgaaaagaaaagaaaaaaaatcttagggtaGCTATAGAATTGTTTTGTAAAGTATTATGCTTCCAAGTGGATTTACCCAGTAATTGTTCACAGTTACATCTTTGAGTATTTAAAATCTGGCTGGGAACTTTTTGCCAAAATCAGAAATCTGAAGACTCTTCACTATTCCCCAGGAATATTAAACCACTTAGAGTTGCTCAGATTATATCCTATCTTTCTAATACTGTGTTTCTCATTCACTAAACGAACATTTATTAACTAGGCATGGTTGCTCACATCTCTAAAACTggcacttaggaagctgaggcaggatgtTAATGGATTAAG contains:
- the Thap2 gene encoding THAP domain-containing protein 2 — encoded protein: MPTNCAAAGCATTYNKHINISFHRFPLDPKRRKEWVRLVRRKNFVPGKHTFLCSKHFEASCFDLTGQTRRLKMDAVPTIFDFCTHIESVKLKSRNLLKKNDSCTTAGPSNFKSNISSQQVLLEHSYAFRNPMEAKKRIIKLEKEIASLRRKMKTCLQKERRATQRWIKATCFVKNLEANNLLPKGTLEHLLPTALSSIPLEDFKIL